A DNA window from Polyangium spumosum contains the following coding sequences:
- a CDS encoding serine/threonine protein kinase — translation MPPPPGQDPSALSFLVLAEIAAGESARVDLCRVTHGPAEGRLVAVKRLHPHLASDPAFVAQFRDEMWMTAALRHANVVEVVGWGSDDQGLYLAVELVQGVSLARLMKTIFDTKEAFTERMVVFLARQICRGLGTAHALRAPSGEHMSLVHRDLTPGNVLCSFQGDVKITDFGLAKAKQRLTRTLTGMVKGQLEYISPEQATGNNIDARADIFSLGVMLFELFAGRRPWVAPNDMELARMLMTAPPADLFKLRPRIDRELVSIVSKCLEKDPKARFQSVAEILARLDEWLSAHGYMEDNEEALGRFVRRNAMRQMAWFERVIASQTPEIKKEKPRPPTFTGGSVVAPLPRDPPPEVGGYARQAELRPQTPRRIDSPPPTERPGTKRSAGAGSTSPIAASNELAEDTTAEVVKTPSRRAATLGSAPRISGRGTGEGEVDWGEEVPTLVKGTPEQLAMLRQQFKGGKPFDPKLVAADVAASRPAPPPEAPEDKRASLPSYATVVEGKPSVEGAGRYEGPDSEELDDPTAPIGDMLRKVRAATAARAAPPAPPGQIVAADPSVPLPPVTTRSAGSAPPPPPVPPEPSGEERLLREAERLSIEAMRLAEEAKAAYTRAERKAALAKATSDAAAIAAEALRIGKAQGVTDGLRRLEVALAMERSARATEGAAAASTVSAPPPGFAAMAPPPMPPAAPIPGLSPMPSPSAPPLAGSSLSVPAPPLIPPAPPVPGRSVPPGATRLPDRHALPAPDLDADAFTTRLRPRVLGLQPPVIVAIGVGVVVVLLLVLWIGFS, via the coding sequence ATGCCGCCGCCTCCTGGGCAAGACCCGTCCGCGCTCTCCTTCCTGGTGCTCGCGGAGATCGCGGCCGGGGAGTCGGCGCGGGTCGATCTCTGCCGCGTGACCCACGGCCCCGCCGAGGGCCGCCTCGTCGCCGTCAAGCGCCTCCACCCGCACCTCGCCAGCGACCCCGCGTTCGTCGCGCAGTTCCGCGACGAGATGTGGATGACCGCGGCGCTCCGGCACGCGAACGTGGTCGAGGTCGTGGGCTGGGGCAGCGACGATCAGGGTCTCTACCTCGCCGTCGAGCTCGTGCAGGGCGTCTCGCTCGCGCGGCTCATGAAGACCATCTTCGACACGAAAGAGGCCTTCACCGAGCGGATGGTCGTCTTCCTCGCGCGGCAGATCTGCCGCGGCCTCGGGACCGCGCACGCCCTGCGCGCGCCGAGCGGCGAGCACATGAGCCTCGTCCACCGCGATCTCACGCCCGGCAACGTGCTCTGCTCGTTCCAGGGCGACGTGAAGATCACCGACTTCGGCCTCGCGAAGGCCAAGCAGCGGCTCACGCGCACGCTGACCGGCATGGTCAAGGGCCAGCTCGAGTACATCTCCCCGGAGCAGGCCACGGGCAACAACATCGACGCGCGCGCCGACATCTTCTCGCTCGGCGTGATGCTCTTCGAGCTCTTCGCGGGCCGCAGGCCCTGGGTCGCGCCGAACGACATGGAGCTCGCGCGCATGCTCATGACGGCGCCCCCGGCCGACCTCTTCAAGCTCCGGCCGAGGATCGATCGCGAGCTCGTAAGCATCGTGAGCAAGTGCCTCGAGAAGGACCCGAAGGCGCGCTTCCAGTCCGTCGCCGAGATCCTCGCGCGGCTCGACGAGTGGCTGAGCGCGCACGGGTACATGGAGGACAACGAGGAGGCCCTCGGCCGCTTCGTCCGCCGGAACGCGATGCGCCAGATGGCCTGGTTCGAGCGCGTGATCGCGAGCCAGACGCCCGAGATCAAGAAGGAAAAACCTCGCCCGCCCACGTTCACCGGCGGCTCGGTCGTGGCCCCGCTCCCGAGAGATCCGCCTCCCGAGGTCGGGGGCTACGCTCGGCAAGCCGAGCTGCGCCCCCAGACCCCCAGGCGCATCGACTCGCCCCCGCCGACGGAGCGCCCGGGCACGAAACGATCGGCAGGGGCCGGCTCGACGAGCCCGATCGCGGCCTCGAACGAGCTCGCCGAGGACACGACCGCCGAAGTCGTGAAGACCCCCTCGCGGCGGGCCGCGACGCTCGGGAGCGCGCCGCGCATCAGCGGGCGCGGCACGGGCGAAGGCGAGGTCGACTGGGGCGAAGAGGTCCCGACGCTCGTCAAGGGCACGCCGGAGCAGCTCGCCATGCTGCGCCAGCAGTTCAAGGGGGGCAAACCCTTCGATCCGAAGCTCGTCGCCGCCGACGTCGCCGCGTCGCGCCCCGCGCCCCCGCCCGAGGCCCCCGAGGACAAACGCGCCTCGCTCCCGAGTTACGCCACCGTCGTCGAGGGCAAACCCTCGGTCGAGGGCGCGGGCCGCTACGAAGGTCCCGACAGCGAAGAGCTCGACGATCCCACGGCGCCCATCGGCGACATGCTCCGCAAGGTCCGCGCCGCGACGGCCGCGCGTGCGGCGCCTCCCGCGCCGCCCGGTCAGATCGTCGCCGCGGACCCCTCCGTGCCGCTGCCGCCCGTCACCACCCGCAGCGCCGGCTCTGCCCCGCCTCCGCCTCCGGTGCCGCCCGAGCCGAGCGGCGAGGAGCGCCTGCTCCGCGAGGCCGAGCGGCTCTCCATCGAGGCCATGCGCCTCGCCGAGGAGGCGAAGGCCGCGTACACCCGCGCCGAGCGGAAGGCCGCGCTCGCCAAGGCCACGAGTGACGCCGCCGCCATCGCCGCGGAGGCGCTGCGGATCGGCAAGGCCCAGGGCGTGACCGACGGCCTCCGCCGGCTCGAGGTCGCGCTCGCGATGGAGCGATCGGCCCGCGCGACCGAGGGCGCGGCGGCCGCGTCGACCGTGAGCGCGCCGCCTCCGGGCTTCGCGGCCATGGCCCCGCCGCCGATGCCGCCGGCCGCGCCGATCCCGGGCCTCTCGCCCATGCCGTCTCCGTCGGCGCCTCCGCTCGCGGGCTCCTCCCTTTCTGTTCCTGCGCCGCCGCTGATCCCGCCGGCGCCTCCCGTGCCGGGTCGCTCGGTGCCGCCGGGCGCCACGCGCCTGCCCGATCGCCACGCCTTGCCTGCGCCCGACCTCGACGCGGACGCCTTCACCACGCGCCTCCGTCCGCGCGTGCTCGGCCTGCAACCGCCGGTGATCGTGGCCATCGGCGTCGGCGTGGTCGTCGTCCTCTTGCTCGTGCTCTGGATCGGCTTTTCGTGA